One region of Pseudoalteromonas galatheae genomic DNA includes:
- a CDS encoding pilus assembly protein, which produces MNKLIYTIVALMALLQTAQAEDIELYVKHNVSTREQPRVLMLFDTSGSMAWDSQNGKACYERYSYYTWKGWRRVKRNGYRSSDCFQGNKCYQKNQFGNYVQGCADSRLKVAQNAMRKLVNDNADIQFGLSRLYSSSGGYILNGIGSSRNDIVNKINALPASGSTPLSETLWELYNYLKGGGVYWGENGGNDRDKSIESRGNYISAFTPARGAEERCDTSINLILMTDGDPTSDTSSNNSIVNEYFSVYGAYPNYFDINEGSGVTKNYLPALAKTMRGTSQVKVDLYPSTPDEHDFARVFTIGFGNGMSGTGKDLLKETAAQGGGQYLHANTADELSDVLKTTITNIRNVSASFSSPTVSANAEDQTQTGDALYYTQFKPETHTRWRGNLKKLKFVGTEIVGQERTKAIDNKGVIDSNITTYWSQADSKDGNNIEKGGVNYALENQITRKVLSDFGGSDLVDFTYNNAESAYGNLTKLAAAMELSGASKSEIQNIFNWAIGQDVDDEDGDGLRSERRPDIFADPLHSKPATIDYGNGDIRVLIGTNAGMLHMFKDHGNSVSESWAFIPGSLLPILNPVKTRKAETKLYGLDGPITVYFHDVNKNRKVESGDKVWAFVGMRRGGNKYYGFDITNPDSPKLLWGAPISGDSNKFKNLGQTWSKPVVTFIEKQKDRPVLVFAAGYNTNKDNVSRSDDNDKGVGIYMVDIMSNNADIVWSLTGDAFKGKHSIVAEPTLTDSDYDGYIDRIYLADTAGSIWRIDIPGPNPSDSTEPWTHFELARLGNSSANEDRRFFYRPTVARTFYSKVTETRYNGNLIKERRDTPFDAIVIGSGNRSKPTDSSVNDYLFMIRDIHTKTQSFVSDIPDPILVSDLMEMKSDPFGNAVDDIDDFVELEVELAKFNGWKYQLSGGEKSLSGATVIGGVAYFTSFTPADQTTQQCTLTGGKGQLYMFHLHYGTGKTYVTSQDLPDTPTLVVRKDENGKRIPFIAGPGIIADDSNPFVPPGIPGEPVPVVGDNDKVIIFKDKTSGIRTRQLYIYKREDSDEKK; this is translated from the coding sequence ATGAATAAGTTAATATACACGATAGTTGCATTAATGGCGCTATTACAAACCGCTCAAGCAGAAGACATTGAGCTTTATGTTAAACACAATGTTTCTACTCGCGAGCAACCTCGGGTGCTGATGCTATTTGATACATCAGGCAGTATGGCGTGGGATTCTCAAAATGGTAAGGCGTGTTACGAACGTTACTCATATTACACGTGGAAGGGCTGGCGTAGGGTCAAAAGGAATGGGTATCGATCGTCTGATTGTTTTCAAGGTAATAAGTGTTATCAAAAAAACCAATTTGGGAATTATGTTCAGGGCTGTGCTGATAGCCGCCTAAAGGTAGCACAAAATGCGATGCGTAAACTGGTGAATGATAACGCAGATATCCAGTTTGGCTTATCTCGTCTGTATTCTTCAAGTGGCGGTTATATATTAAATGGTATTGGTAGTAGCCGTAACGACATCGTAAATAAAATAAATGCATTACCTGCTTCTGGTTCAACGCCTTTGTCGGAAACCTTATGGGAGTTGTATAATTACCTCAAAGGTGGAGGCGTTTACTGGGGAGAAAATGGTGGAAATGATAGAGATAAAAGCATAGAAAGTCGTGGTAATTATATCTCCGCGTTTACTCCTGCTCGTGGCGCGGAGGAGCGCTGCGATACCTCTATTAATTTAATCTTAATGACAGATGGAGATCCAACCAGTGACACCAGCTCCAACAACAGCATAGTGAATGAATATTTCTCAGTCTACGGTGCATACCCCAATTACTTTGATATAAATGAAGGCTCTGGTGTCACTAAAAATTATTTACCCGCATTAGCTAAAACAATGCGCGGTACGTCTCAAGTAAAAGTTGACTTATACCCTTCTACGCCTGATGAACACGACTTTGCACGTGTTTTTACAATCGGTTTTGGTAACGGTATGTCTGGTACAGGCAAGGACCTGCTGAAGGAAACCGCGGCGCAAGGTGGTGGGCAATATCTTCATGCTAATACTGCGGACGAGTTGTCAGACGTACTCAAAACCACCATTACCAATATCAGAAATGTAAGTGCAAGTTTTAGCTCACCAACGGTGTCTGCCAATGCCGAAGACCAAACCCAAACCGGTGATGCACTTTATTACACACAGTTTAAACCGGAAACACATACGCGTTGGCGTGGCAACCTGAAAAAGCTAAAGTTTGTGGGTACAGAAATAGTAGGTCAGGAGCGAACCAAAGCGATAGATAACAAGGGTGTTATTGATAGCAACATCACGACGTATTGGTCGCAAGCGGACTCAAAAGATGGCAATAATATAGAAAAGGGCGGAGTTAACTATGCCCTTGAAAATCAGATCACTAGAAAAGTCCTGTCTGATTTTGGTGGCAGTGATTTAGTTGACTTCACTTATAATAACGCCGAAAGTGCCTATGGTAATTTAACTAAGCTTGCCGCTGCAATGGAGTTAAGTGGTGCAAGTAAAAGTGAGATACAAAATATTTTTAATTGGGCGATAGGCCAAGATGTTGATGATGAAGATGGTGATGGCTTACGCTCTGAAAGAAGACCAGACATCTTTGCTGATCCCCTACATTCAAAACCCGCAACAATTGACTATGGCAACGGCGATATCCGTGTGCTCATTGGCACCAATGCAGGTATGCTTCACATGTTTAAAGACCACGGAAATAGCGTAAGTGAAAGCTGGGCATTTATCCCTGGCTCTTTATTACCTATTTTGAATCCGGTAAAAACACGTAAAGCAGAAACTAAACTGTATGGTCTAGATGGGCCTATTACTGTGTACTTTCACGATGTGAATAAAAATCGCAAAGTGGAATCGGGAGACAAAGTCTGGGCATTTGTAGGGATGCGCCGTGGCGGCAATAAATACTATGGTTTTGATATTACCAATCCGGATTCGCCTAAACTATTGTGGGGTGCGCCTATTTCCGGGGATTCAAACAAATTTAAGAATTTAGGACAAACGTGGTCTAAGCCTGTAGTGACTTTCATTGAAAAGCAAAAGGATAGACCGGTATTGGTTTTTGCAGCAGGATATAATACCAATAAAGACAATGTTTCACGTAGCGATGATAATGATAAAGGCGTAGGAATTTACATGGTTGATATCATGTCAAACAATGCTGATATCGTCTGGTCGCTTACTGGAGATGCGTTTAAAGGTAAGCACAGTATTGTTGCGGAGCCAACGTTAACGGACTCAGACTATGATGGCTATATTGACCGAATTTACCTAGCGGATACCGCGGGGAGTATCTGGAGAATTGATATACCCGGCCCAAACCCATCTGATAGTACTGAGCCTTGGACTCATTTCGAATTGGCGCGTTTGGGGAATAGCTCTGCTAATGAAGATAGGCGCTTCTTCTATCGTCCAACTGTTGCCCGTACCTTTTATAGTAAAGTAACAGAGACCAGATATAATGGGAATTTAATTAAAGAGCGCAGAGATACACCGTTTGATGCAATCGTTATCGGCAGTGGTAATCGCTCTAAGCCAACAGACTCAAGCGTGAATGACTATCTTTTCATGATTAGGGACATACACACGAAAACACAGTCTTTTGTAAGTGATATTCCAGACCCTATACTAGTTTCTGATTTAATGGAAATGAAGAGTGATCCGTTCGGAAATGCTGTAGATGATATTGATGACTTTGTTGAACTAGAAGTAGAACTGGCTAAGTTTAATGGCTGGAAGTATCAGTTATCAGGAGGTGAAAAATCACTATCTGGTGCTACTGTAATTGGAGGAGTTGCTTACTTCACTTCATTTACACCTGCAGATCAGACTACCCAACAATGCACGTTAACGGGTGGTAAAGGGCAGCTGTACATGTTCCACTTACATTATGGCACAGGGAAAACCTACGTGACTTCACAGGATCTACCGGATACACCAACTCTAGTTGTACGTAAAGACGAAAATGGTAAACGAATTCCTTTTATTGCTGGCCCTGGAATTATAGCTGATGATAGTAATCCATTTGTGCCGCCAGGAATACCGGGTGAACCAGTGCCAGTTGTCGGAGATAACGACAAGGTTATTATCTTTAAAGATAAAACTTCTGGGATCAGAACAAGGCAACTTTACATTTATAAGAGGGAAGATAGCGATGAGAAGAAATAG
- a CDS encoding pilus assembly protein PilX yields the protein MGNVKQRGVVLIMAMVMVVAIMAVAVTLMSTSTLDIKMTHAVMEREEAESLLFGEMQRLIRQEQRAANSVFLRSRQQLANDGTTVQTPNGLQATVTNLNNGELELFCPRQYDYTEGFVCNMTEVRATVGYGDRGRHNVTIVMGIGQEIVSVSN from the coding sequence ATGGGAAATGTAAAACAACGAGGTGTGGTACTGATCATGGCGATGGTCATGGTAGTTGCAATAATGGCAGTTGCAGTGACATTGATGAGCACCAGCACATTGGATATTAAAATGACACATGCGGTGATGGAACGAGAAGAAGCTGAGAGTTTACTGTTTGGTGAAATGCAAAGACTAATAAGACAAGAGCAGCGAGCCGCTAATAGTGTATTTTTACGCTCACGACAGCAGCTAGCTAACGATGGGACAACCGTTCAAACGCCGAATGGCTTACAAGCCACTGTAACCAACCTAAATAATGGAGAGTTAGAGTTGTTTTGTCCTCGTCAATATGACTATACCGAAGGGTTCGTTTGCAACATGACCGAAGTCCGAGCTACTGTGGGGTATGGCGATAGAGGACGTCATAACGTCACCATTGTGATGGGTATTGGTCAGGAAATTGTGAGCGTTTCGAATTAA